In a single window of the Flavobacterium sp. W4I14 genome:
- a CDS encoding hypothetical protein (product_source=Hypo-rule applied; cleavage_site_network=SignalP-noTM): MRYLHFIFFLFSVCSVAAQTQKHNPKDQLRSLNWDVIGSVKFELTEKNELLPLFTESIRRFENREFDLTGYLIPIKSGQKQQQFLLATLPINQCYFCGQNGIPVMIMVEMKIAVPYDEKPIHVRGILKLEQKDASYAPPISIKNAKLIN; encoded by the coding sequence ATGAGATATTTGCATTTTATTTTCTTTCTGTTTTCGGTTTGCTCAGTTGCTGCACAAACGCAAAAGCACAACCCAAAAGATCAGTTGCGATCTTTAAACTGGGATGTAATCGGCTCTGTGAAATTTGAACTTACCGAAAAGAACGAACTTTTGCCCCTGTTTACAGAGTCGATCAGACGTTTTGAGAACAGGGAGTTTGATTTAACAGGTTACCTGATCCCTATAAAAAGTGGACAAAAACAACAGCAATTTCTTTTGGCTACCCTGCCCATTAACCAATGTTATTTTTGCGGACAAAACGGTATCCCGGTAATGATTATGGTTGAGATGAAAATTGCGGTGCCTTATGATGAAAAACCTATCCATGTACGGGGGATTTTAAAATTGGAACAAAAGGATGCGAGCTATGCACCGCCAATAAGCATCAAGAATGCCAAACTGATTAATTAA
- a CDS encoding hypothetical protein (product_source=Hypo-rule applied; pfam=PF03203; superfamily=103473; transmembrane_helix_parts=Inside_1_23,TMhelix_24_46,Outside_47_60,TMhelix_61_79,Inside_80_85,TMhelix_86_108,Outside_109_112,TMhelix_113_130,Inside_131_142) translates to MLLYLWTKFILMKLRSYKINLDRIGITASTLCAVHCAALPFLITVLPMWGMGFLANETVEITMIAVSLIIGIWSLSAAYRKQHHRIMPILMLISGFACIAFGHFSGIELLEPILIPLGGFTIATAHYINLRILKSCPIDHQH, encoded by the coding sequence TTGCTTTTATATTTGTGGACTAAATTTATTTTAATGAAACTACGGAGCTACAAAATCAACCTCGACCGGATCGGCATTACCGCCTCAACACTTTGTGCCGTACATTGCGCAGCACTACCATTCCTGATCACTGTTTTGCCGATGTGGGGAATGGGTTTCCTGGCCAATGAAACGGTTGAAATTACGATGATCGCAGTTTCATTGATTATTGGTATCTGGAGCTTAAGTGCTGCCTACCGTAAACAGCATCACCGTATTATGCCAATCCTAATGCTTATTTCGGGCTTTGCCTGCATTGCATTTGGGCATTTTTCGGGAATTGAGCTGCTAGAGCCGATTTTGATCCCGCTTGGTGGATTTACAATTGCGACTGCCCATTACATCAATTTAAGAATACTCAAGTCTTGTCCCATAGATCATCAGCACTAA
- a CDS encoding two-component system LytT family response regulator (product_source=KO:K02477; cath_funfam=3.40.50.2300; cog=COG3279; ko=KO:K02477; pfam=PF00072,PF04397; smart=SM00448,SM00850; superfamily=52172) — protein sequence MKVKCLLVDDEPLAIQLIQNHIDQLDTFEVVGTCSNAIKALEMLRTVPVDLLFLDIKMPQITGIDFLKTLKNPPAVIITTAYREYAIEGYDLDLIDYLLKPITFDRFFKAVDRYLRLRSPIVKSEALSPVTAQQFIYIKAGGKFHSLNKEEVLYVESLKDYIVIHCTDKKITAKYKIGDLETELQDKAFLRIHRSFIVNLKKITAFTAYDIEIGTKELPIGASYKEYVFKKLQHAALK from the coding sequence ATGAAAGTAAAATGTCTTTTAGTTGATGATGAGCCCCTGGCTATCCAGCTGATCCAAAACCATATTGATCAGTTAGATACCTTTGAGGTTGTAGGTACCTGCTCAAATGCAATCAAAGCATTGGAAATGCTTAGAACTGTGCCGGTAGATCTTTTATTTCTGGATATTAAAATGCCGCAGATTACAGGCATTGATTTTCTTAAAACCTTAAAAAATCCACCAGCTGTAATTATTACAACGGCTTACCGGGAATATGCAATAGAAGGCTACGATCTCGATTTGATCGATTATTTATTAAAACCCATTACTTTCGATCGTTTTTTTAAAGCTGTAGACCGTTATTTAAGGTTAAGAAGCCCTATTGTTAAATCTGAGGCATTATCACCCGTTACCGCGCAGCAATTTATTTACATAAAAGCCGGAGGTAAGTTCCATAGCCTGAATAAGGAAGAGGTATTATACGTAGAGAGTTTAAAAGATTATATCGTAATTCATTGTACAGATAAAAAAATCACAGCGAAATATAAGATCGGCGATTTGGAAACTGAGCTCCAGGACAAGGCTTTTTTGCGCATACACCGCTCTTTTATAGTTAACCTGAAAAAAATAACTGCTTTTACCGCCTATGATATTGAAATCGGCACAAAAGAATTGCCCATTGGTGCAAGTTATAAGGAATATGTGTTTAAAAAATTGCAGCATGCCGCGCTTAAATAA
- a CDS encoding Fur family ferric uptake transcriptional regulator (product_source=KO:K03711; cath_funfam=1.10.10.10; cog=COG0735; ko=KO:K03711; pfam=PF01475; superfamily=46785) — MENKTARFEKLLVKNGLKRTAPRLQVLEILSGRDSATSQPYLEQVMGKDADRVTLYRVLQAFEEKGIIHKVLDQQGTANYAICSDGCSAHDHHDEHVHFNCDNCHKIYCLDTVKIPALKVPAGFKVEHLNLIATGLCASCSDKVN, encoded by the coding sequence ATGGAAAACAAAACAGCGCGTTTCGAAAAACTTTTGGTTAAAAACGGACTAAAAAGAACTGCCCCACGTTTACAAGTGCTGGAGATTTTGAGCGGAAGAGATTCTGCAACATCTCAGCCTTATTTGGAGCAGGTAATGGGCAAGGATGCAGACCGGGTTACTTTATACCGTGTTTTGCAGGCTTTCGAAGAAAAAGGGATTATACATAAGGTTTTAGATCAGCAAGGCACAGCCAATTATGCCATCTGTTCTGATGGCTGCAGTGCACACGATCACCATGATGAACATGTGCATTTTAACTGCGATAACTGTCATAAAATTTACTGTTTGGATACCGTTAAAATTCCGGCATTAAAAGTTCCTGCCGGATTTAAAGTAGAGCACCTTAACCTGATTGCTACTGGTTTATGCGCCAGCTGTTCGGATAAGGTAAATTAG
- a CDS encoding G3E family GTPase (product_source=COG0523; cath_funfam=3.30.1220.10,3.40.50.300; cog=COG0523; pfam=PF02492,PF07683; smart=SM00382,SM00833; superfamily=52540), with protein MIKKLPVTVLSGFLGSGKTTVLNAILRNKQDLKVAVIVNDMSEVNIDAAMVKDQHILSKTDEKLVEMSNGCICCTLREDLMIEVEKLAKENRFDYLLIESTGISEPIPVAQTFSFIDEASGIDLSRFSQLDTMVTVVDAYNFYRDFGSADKLADRNMVDNTADKRTIVNLLTDQIEFANVILLNKTDLVIDTDIKVLRALISKLNPNAKIYQTLFGEIDPALILNTGLFNFESASEGAGWKKELEEIHQPETEEYGISSTVFRSKRPFHPERLWHYINKEFPQNIIRSKGIFYLAAMPEQAINFSQAGGSLRIDPAGVWWASMQQHKREQYVDYLENRAEIDADWDNDFGDRKNELVFIGQEMNNVELKKSLEYCLLTDTEVKNYKTKSTFKNPFEHILP; from the coding sequence ATGATAAAGAAATTACCTGTAACCGTATTGAGCGGTTTCCTGGGCAGCGGTAAAACGACAGTGCTCAATGCTATATTGAGAAATAAGCAAGATTTAAAAGTGGCCGTTATTGTAAACGATATGAGCGAGGTAAATATCGATGCAGCTATGGTTAAAGATCAGCACATCTTATCTAAAACCGATGAAAAGCTGGTGGAGATGAGCAACGGCTGCATCTGCTGTACCCTGCGGGAAGACCTGATGATCGAAGTGGAAAAACTGGCAAAAGAAAACCGTTTTGATTACCTTTTGATAGAAAGCACGGGAATATCTGAACCCATTCCTGTTGCACAAACATTTTCTTTTATTGATGAAGCTTCAGGTATTGACCTGAGTAGATTTAGCCAGTTAGATACAATGGTAACTGTTGTAGATGCTTATAATTTTTACAGGGATTTTGGTTCGGCAGATAAACTTGCCGACCGCAACATGGTTGATAATACGGCTGATAAACGCACTATTGTAAACCTGTTAACCGATCAGATCGAATTTGCCAATGTAATTTTATTGAACAAGACAGATCTGGTAATTGATACCGATATTAAGGTCCTCAGGGCGCTTATTTCCAAACTGAACCCAAACGCCAAGATTTATCAGACACTTTTTGGAGAAATAGATCCAGCTTTAATCTTAAATACTGGTTTATTCAATTTTGAATCCGCATCTGAAGGAGCAGGATGGAAAAAAGAATTAGAAGAAATTCATCAGCCAGAAACTGAAGAATATGGAATAAGTTCTACTGTGTTCCGTTCTAAAAGGCCTTTTCACCCTGAAAGATTATGGCATTATATCAATAAGGAATTTCCACAGAATATTATCCGTTCAAAAGGTATCTTCTATTTAGCTGCCATGCCAGAGCAAGCCATTAATTTTTCGCAGGCAGGTGGTTCACTGCGTATTGATCCGGCAGGGGTTTGGTGGGCAAGTATGCAGCAGCATAAACGTGAACAATACGTGGACTACCTGGAAAACAGAGCTGAAATTGATGCAGATTGGGATAATGATTTTGGAGACCGTAAAAATGAACTTGTTTTTATTGGACAGGAAATGAACAACGTTGAGCTAAAAAAATCGCTCGAATATTGCCTATTAACTGACACAGAAGTAAAAAATTATAAAACAAAAAGCACCTTTAAGAACCCTTTTGAACATATTTTGCCTTAA
- a CDS encoding hypothetical protein (product_source=Hypo-rule applied) produces the protein MSKNYKIIFIPALLFVTMLNPACKHGTNDGIELYRHYAIKNLVVKKVQKVLHHD, from the coding sequence ATGTCAAAGAATTATAAAATCATATTTATCCCTGCATTGTTGTTTGTTACCATGTTAAATCCTGCCTGCAAGCACGGCACAAATGATGGAATAGAACTGTACAGGCATTATGCCATCAAAAATCTGGTAGTTAAAAAAGTGCAAAAGGTGTTACATCATGATTAA
- a CDS encoding hypothetical protein (product_source=COG3495; cleavage_site_network=SignalP-noTM; cog=COG3495) — protein MKKLVLLVVSCLVIHVVAAQVKVHTDMRTPTWNLIGLRYDAEIAPKKWGSVFPPALKALHNKVIELPGYIIPTKVGSKFSEFMLSIVPIASCPYCGSGDIPSMVQVKMLTAIPITEKAIKLKGIFIINDSGDDKSEFFLLNAKQL, from the coding sequence ATGAAGAAATTAGTTTTATTGGTTGTTTCATGTTTAGTTATCCACGTAGTAGCGGCGCAGGTTAAGGTGCATACCGACATGCGCACGCCTACCTGGAACCTCATCGGTTTAAGATATGATGCCGAAATTGCTCCAAAGAAGTGGGGGAGCGTTTTTCCGCCAGCATTAAAGGCATTACACAATAAGGTTATCGAGCTGCCCGGTTACATCATTCCCACAAAGGTAGGATCGAAATTTAGCGAATTTATGCTCTCTATTGTACCTATTGCCTCCTGTCCGTACTGTGGCTCGGGCGATATTCCATCTATGGTGCAGGTGAAAATGTTAACGGCTATTCCCATTACCGAAAAAGCGATCAAACTGAAAGGGATATTCATTATTAACGATTCGGGTGATGATAAGAGCGAGTTTTTTCTTCTAAACGCAAAACAGTTATGA
- a CDS encoding putative ABC transport system permease protein (product_source=KO:K02004; cog=COG4591; ko=KO:K02004; pfam=PF02687,PF12704; transmembrane_helix_parts=Inside_1_19,TMhelix_20_42,Outside_43_275,TMhelix_276_298,Inside_299_318,TMhelix_319_341,Outside_342_369,TMhelix_370_392,Inside_393_404), with product MNIFKISSKNLVRNKLTTILNIILAAFGVSILSILFLASTQISNKLEKNAKDIDLVVGAKGSPLQLILSSVYHIDYPTGNIPAKDAYKLMQNPMVKRAVPLALGDNYNGYRIVGTDSTFSNLYGLSIQKGSFWHKDLEVTLGSTVALTSGLKIGDSFFGAHGLTGNGDVHKQHAYHVKGILKPQGSITDNLILTNIGSVYKMHEEKHVESHSHFSGEEAKEINDKQITALLIQYKSPMSVILFPRMVNQSTNMQAASPAMESARLFSLIGVGIDTLQWFAIFIMGIAALSIFISLYNAMKERKYDLAIMRCLGASKSKLFFLVMFEGVLVTFIGTCLGLLIGHFALEVIGTYQESSQAKLTGLIAVPQEVYLIWIGLFIGTLASLIPAMQIYKVDIAETLTKNI from the coding sequence ATGAATATCTTTAAAATCAGTAGCAAAAACCTCGTCAGGAATAAGCTAACAACAATTTTGAATATTATTTTAGCTGCCTTTGGTGTAAGCATCCTGTCTATTCTCTTTTTGGCTTCTACACAGATCAGTAACAAATTGGAGAAAAATGCCAAGGATATCGATCTGGTTGTGGGGGCAAAAGGAAGCCCATTACAGTTAATATTAAGCAGCGTTTACCACATCGATTACCCAACAGGAAATATTCCTGCTAAAGATGCCTACAAATTAATGCAGAATCCTATGGTTAAAAGGGCTGTTCCATTGGCATTGGGCGATAACTACAATGGTTACCGGATTGTTGGCACTGATAGTACTTTCTCTAATCTTTACGGTTTATCTATTCAAAAGGGCAGTTTTTGGCATAAAGATTTAGAAGTAACCCTTGGTAGCACTGTTGCCTTAACATCGGGGCTGAAGATTGGCGATTCTTTTTTCGGTGCACATGGTTTAACCGGGAATGGAGATGTTCATAAACAACATGCTTACCACGTAAAAGGGATTTTAAAGCCACAGGGAAGCATAACCGACAACCTGATCCTCACTAATATTGGCAGTGTATATAAAATGCATGAAGAGAAGCATGTTGAGAGCCATAGCCACTTTTCTGGAGAAGAAGCCAAAGAGATTAACGATAAACAGATTACAGCCTTGCTGATCCAGTATAAATCGCCAATGTCGGTGATTCTTTTTCCGCGGATGGTTAACCAAAGTACAAACATGCAGGCGGCCTCTCCAGCGATGGAAAGTGCAAGGTTGTTTTCGCTGATTGGCGTTGGGATTGATACGCTGCAATGGTTCGCCATATTTATTATGGGGATTGCTGCCCTGAGTATTTTTATCAGCCTTTATAACGCCATGAAAGAACGGAAATACGACCTGGCCATTATGCGCTGTCTTGGTGCATCAAAGTCGAAACTCTTTTTCCTGGTCATGTTTGAAGGGGTTTTGGTTACGTTTATCGGTACCTGTTTGGGTTTGTTAATCGGGCACTTTGCCCTTGAGGTAATTGGAACCTATCAAGAATCTTCTCAGGCAAAATTAACCGGGCTTATTGCAGTTCCACAGGAAGTATATTTAATCTGGATCGGGTTGTTTATCGGCACTTTGGCCTCGCTTATCCCTGCTATGCAGATTTACAAGGTTGATATTGCCGAAACTTTAACCAAAAACATATAA
- a CDS encoding hypothetical protein (product_source=COG3495; cleavage_site_network=SignalP-noTM; cog=COG3495), with translation MKKYITVLLMLISFTAVAQVNVHTDMRTPTWNLIGLKYDKQVKPLVWQAVFPPALKAIDNKIIEIPGYIIPTKVGNSFSEFMFSIVPVASCPYCGTGDIPSMIEVKTLKPITWTDEPITLKGKLIINDSGDSRSTFFLLDAIKR, from the coding sequence ATGAAAAAATATATAACGGTTTTATTGATGTTGATCTCTTTTACGGCTGTTGCGCAGGTAAATGTACATACCGATATGCGCACGCCCACCTGGAACCTGATCGGCTTAAAGTACGATAAGCAGGTAAAACCATTGGTTTGGCAGGCTGTTTTTCCACCTGCACTAAAGGCAATCGATAATAAGATAATCGAAATCCCTGGGTATATTATCCCTACTAAAGTTGGCAATAGCTTCAGCGAGTTTATGTTTTCTATTGTGCCCGTTGCCTCCTGCCCGTATTGTGGTACGGGCGATATCCCTTCGATGATAGAAGTGAAGACTTTAAAGCCGATTACCTGGACCGATGAGCCGATTACCCTGAAAGGCAAATTGATAATCAACGATTCTGGTGATAGCCGATCTACCTTTTTTCTTTTAGATGCGATAAAACGATGA
- a CDS encoding putative ABC transport system ATP-binding protein (product_source=KO:K02003; cath_funfam=3.40.50.300; cog=COG1136; ko=KO:K02003; pfam=PF00005; smart=SM00382; superfamily=52540) → MIKISSLAHVYEKGRRLKFPYWEIADMEHWLLLGASGSGKSTLLNIISGLLEPSQGEVLINGTDLYTLPARGRDRFRGRHIGIIFQRPHLIRSLDVLDNLALAAVMAGLPVDHERNLSLLQDLGIAELVKNYPDQLSQGQLQRVSVARALVNKPDLLIADEPTSSLDDENANQVIQLLTTQAKDNGAALIIATHDRRVRDHITKTYLL, encoded by the coding sequence ATGATTAAGATCAGTTCACTGGCACATGTTTATGAAAAGGGGAGAAGATTAAAATTTCCATACTGGGAAATTGCTGATATGGAGCATTGGCTTTTACTAGGTGCATCTGGTAGTGGAAAGAGTACACTGCTCAATATTATTTCTGGTCTTTTGGAGCCAAGCCAGGGTGAAGTTTTAATTAATGGGACCGATTTATATACTTTGCCTGCAAGAGGGCGGGATAGGTTCAGGGGAAGACATATCGGAATCATTTTTCAAAGGCCACATCTTATTCGTTCACTTGATGTGCTCGATAACTTAGCGCTTGCTGCGGTAATGGCAGGGCTACCTGTAGATCATGAACGGAATCTTTCACTTTTGCAAGATCTGGGTATTGCTGAGCTGGTTAAAAATTATCCTGACCAATTAAGTCAGGGGCAGTTGCAAAGGGTTTCGGTGGCGCGAGCATTGGTAAACAAACCCGATCTGCTGATTGCTGATGAGCCTACATCTAGCTTAGATGATGAAAATGCCAATCAGGTAATCCAGCTGCTGACTACCCAGGCTAAAGATAATGGAGCTGCACTGATCATTGCCACGCACGACCGAAGGGTTCGGGACCACATTACTAAAACCTATCTACTTTAA
- a CDS encoding sensor histidine kinase YesM (product_source=COG2972; cath_funfam=3.30.565.10; cog=COG2972; pfam=PF06580; superfamily=55874; transmembrane_helix_parts=Inside_1_20,TMhelix_21_40,Outside_41_54,TMhelix_55_77,Inside_78_89,TMhelix_90_112,Outside_113_135,TMhelix_136_157,Inside_158_380) produces the protein MGKNCIFVLMPLIERIAKFSSTHRFLSHIIFWLATTIVFFNRYDIGEYNDFNNILLRHTFYILFTIIASYFLAYIIIPRLITAKNYYPIAAYFFVGSYIICVCARIVVVHILEPIIRTPPFSQESVLEIMIDVPKLITHYFPLTFSAAWIFAFIKLIKEQYIVQQHKLSLEKERAETELKTLKAQLNPHFLFNTLNNIYSLSLVNSPVTSKSIAGLSEILDHVLYRCNGMYVPLSAEIILIENYIELEKLRYGGRLEVNFTHVIDHDTNIAPLILLSLVENAFKHGAGEDIGLPVINIDLKLSENRFRFMVSNSFMPGRQKEENRIGINNITKQLQLLYPKQYDLSITTHDNIFVVLLHINLKNNISKEHNSYESKMSFS, from the coding sequence ATGGGTAAGAATTGTATATTTGTTTTGATGCCATTAATTGAGAGGATAGCCAAGTTTAGTTCCACGCACCGGTTTCTCAGCCATATTATTTTTTGGCTGGCTACCACGATTGTGTTTTTTAACCGGTACGATATAGGAGAATATAATGATTTTAATAATATCCTCCTCAGGCATACTTTTTATATCTTATTTACCATTATTGCTTCCTATTTTTTGGCCTATATCATCATTCCCAGATTGATTACAGCAAAAAATTACTACCCGATAGCAGCTTATTTTTTTGTAGGGAGTTATATTATCTGTGTATGTGCAAGAATTGTAGTGGTGCATATTTTGGAACCCATTATAAGAACACCGCCATTTAGCCAGGAGTCTGTTCTGGAAATTATGATAGATGTGCCTAAACTGATTACCCATTACTTTCCATTAACTTTTTCTGCCGCATGGATTTTTGCTTTTATCAAATTGATCAAAGAACAGTACATTGTACAGCAGCATAAACTTTCTTTAGAAAAAGAAAGGGCAGAAACAGAATTAAAAACGCTAAAGGCGCAGCTGAACCCACATTTTCTTTTCAATACGCTGAACAATATTTACTCACTTTCGCTGGTTAACTCTCCGGTTACTTCAAAATCAATTGCAGGTTTATCCGAAATACTCGATCATGTATTGTACAGGTGCAACGGTATGTATGTGCCTTTATCGGCAGAAATTATACTGATTGAAAATTATATAGAACTGGAGAAATTAAGATACGGTGGCCGCTTAGAAGTAAATTTTACCCATGTTATAGATCATGATACCAATATTGCACCCTTAATTTTACTTTCCCTGGTTGAAAATGCATTTAAGCATGGAGCCGGAGAAGATATTGGCCTGCCTGTAATTAATATAGATTTAAAACTGAGCGAAAACCGCTTCCGTTTTATGGTTTCCAATAGTTTTATGCCGGGCAGGCAGAAAGAAGAAAATAGGATCGGGATAAATAACATAACCAAACAGCTTCAGTTGCTTTACCCTAAGCAGTACGATTTAAGCATTACTACTCACGATAATATCTTTGTAGTTTTGCTGCACATTAACCTAAAAAACAACATCAGTAAAGAACATAATAGCTATGAAAGTAAAATGTCTTTTAGTTGA